The genomic DNA ATATATTTTTAGGTAACAAGTTTaccaattaagtttttttttactgtatcttttttacagtctttaccaTTAAAAGTAtggaaaatgtttacagtgtaaataccatgcattgtatgattttgcaAATCGGTATGTCCTAATCTGCAGGCACAGCATTTTGCTTTCATTTTCAGCAACAGATCATATGAAGAAAAAAACGAAGCGCAAAATGttttgtacatacattttttatatatatatatatatatatatatatatatatatatatatatatatatatatatctgtcacaGAAATTATGGTACATCAGCTTTTACCATTGTTTGCCACATTTAAGCATGGAATGCATGGTGATCCTGTCACATTGTCATACAGGCTTTGCAAATAGAcactacaaattaataattatttatctaaaattgtaatcagattaatttactaattacatcattggaaaagtaatcaaatgaattacttttaagttaccttctaaaacattaaaaaaagtttggaatgcccaattcccactagtaagtccttgtggtggcgtggatacttacctcaatctgggtggcagaggacaagtctcagttgccgccTGCTTCTGaaacgtcaatccacacatcttatctctgttgtgcatgacaccacagagactcgcagcatgtggaggctcatactactctctgcaatccacgcacaacttgccatgcgccccattgagagcgagaaccactaatcgcgaccacaatgaggttaccccatgtgtacCCTCCCTAGTAagtgggacaatttggttgcttaggagacctggctggagtcactcagcacaccctggatttgaactcatgactccagggtgatagtcagcatctttactcgctgagctactcaggcccccctttcttgttcattgttactgttacgatccctgggtgtctgccccgtgtttcttgtgTCGCCGTCACTGATTCCAATTATCATGATTCCCGAccctcatcactgtgtcattgtgctcacctgattgtcgttttgttatCATCTTGTCTCTGTGtacttaaaccccgctgttcctccattcccttgtcgttcgttgttttgatgttttgccCATGTTCTGATGTTTTGCTAATGTTTGCTATCgtgcctgtcttgccgtgttcATCCTGTCGTGTTCATCCAGTTCTTGTACCTCcgatattttcatgttttattttcagttttccccccgtggatgtttcatttgttcctgtttgtcgtgtttccactgttgattattaaacctgcgtgtagatcctcactcctcctCTGCCTCTGCCTGCTGAACGTTACAGAACGAACAACCctaaaatggatctagcggtgttaCGAGCCAACTGTCGTCTACTCAGCTTGATGCAGgaaaaccgtccggtggaggaccatgtCCGCGATTTTCTTGAACTAGCGAGTGCCACGGAcgtcccagactcctccctggtggttttgtTCCAGGTcaacctgaacagttcgctcaaggagcggttgccaccggcgacgcgcggctggacgctccgcgaattCGTGGAGGAAACTTtgctggcctgcggctcgccgttcactgtggacgtcgttgaggaggaccctgcctcttcTCCCAGAGTGGTGACCCCCCATTCATCCATGGCTCGTCTcttcacgcctgccccgcctgtcagcgagccaacccccacgcctgccttggtcaaagtgccagcgctgccagcttcgtccgcccagaggaggaggagaagaaaggcttccgctccccagctcacgccagccacggtcagcgagccagagccaacgacagccacggtcagcgagccagtgcctgaagaCTCGAacgccagtgagccagtgcctgtagcctcgaacgtcagtgagccagcgccagtagcctcgaccgtcccagagccagcgccagtagcctcgaccatcccagaaccagcaccagtagcctcgactgtgccagcgccagtagcctcgaccatgccagagccagcgccagtagcctcaaccgtcccagagccagcgcctctcaagccacccagggctccacctctcaagcctcccagggcttcgcctctcgagccttcccgggctccgcccctcgagccttccacggcttcaaccccagagctttccacggctccgcctcctgaacctccctcggccctgcttccagagccttctatgccaccgcctccctcggctcctcctcccgagcctccctcagctccgcctcctgagcctcccacggctccacctcatgagcctccctcggctctgccttccatggctccgtcgaccacggctccgtctcctgaaccTCCCACGGCTTCGCCTACCATGGCTCCATCACCAGAGCCctctacggttccgcctcctgagcctcccacggctccacctcctgaaccttccatggctccgcctcccttggctccacctcctgagcctcccacggctctgcctaccatggctccgtctccagagccctctacggttccgcctcctgagccacccatggctccgccaccagaaacttccatggctccgcctgccACGGCTACGCCCTCGGAGTCCCgttggctgtggtcctgaggccgactcccagacctcccaaacctgtcctgtggccgactcccaggcctccggaccctgacctgacccagtccccgtcttgtgctccctgtggactgcctgccagccctctgtgcctccttggactgcctgtctgccccttgtgcccccttggactgcctgcttgccctctgtgccttcgtggactgcctgtctgccccttgtgcccccgtggactgcctgtctgccccttgtgcccccttggactgtctggttgaCCCGTGTGCTCCCTTTGGTCTGCCAAGTTATCATCTTGTCTCTGTGTaattaaaccccgctgttcctccattcccttgtcgttcggtGTTTTGATGTTTTGTCCATGTTCTGATGTTTTGCTAATGTTTGCTCTCatgcctgtcttgccgtgttcatcctgccgtgttcaTCCAGTTCTTGTACctccgatgttttcatgttttagtttcagttttccccccgtggatgtttcactGTTGATTAATAAACccgcgtgtagatcctcactcctcgtctgcctctgccTGCTGAACGTTACAGTTAAACACAAGTCATACAGACAGCACCTCCCATTTCTCTTTAACAATGACTCATTATGGGCCATAATTAATCTAttctaattaaataatatattggaaataagcataaccctaaaatgtacttaaaagtcaGAGAGAGGGTGAAAATTGTCATGAAAAGCTCAAATATAGTTTTTTGGCACAACAAAAAAGatattgtgaaaaatgtatttgtaacacAGGTCATAATTCGACTGACtagaataataatataatttgcaataactatttttttcaacaaaaatacTAAACAGATGCAATATAATGTCTAATAAAAGCCatggtgtaatttaaaaaataaaagaattaaaaaataattcaacattGAAAGTGTGATGAGTTAGGTTGAGACCGGAAAAACTGTGTGTGATGTCAAAAAGACGAGACACGGAAGTAAAGAGAGAGACACGTTTTGCTGATCGCGGATGACAAATCCAAGAGTGGtgatttgttgattttgatgctGATGGTTGCCGATTGTGAACCTGTTAAATCTAATGTGGATGGTGAATGCATATAGATTCCCCGGATTTGGTcaggttttgttttgtgattggatcaaacCCTTCAAAAACCGAGATGGCGAGCCACCCAGTGACTGAATATTGAtaagagagaagaggagagatTCTAAAGTTGATCACCAGAATAGAGCCTTTCTACTGTTGCAAGTGGAGCCCATTCATTTCTGTTGGAATTTCTCATTGGTAGGACTGAACTGACTACCTCTCTACTGATTGTTTTTTGCACTACTGATCTTTTTTTTGCACTACTACTTACTACCAGTGACACTTACATCTAGTTTGGATGCCTCAAAGGACATTCATTCACCCACAAAGTTCTAGGGACTGAGAATTGTATTTCACAGGTTGTGAAATGTTGTTAAGCTGTAATGTTTGAGGAGTTGCATTGTTCTCTTACTGATTTCAACCTGTTTTTGTGACTCTGTAATTTCTGTTTATGGGTTAATAGTTCCatatcagaaataaataaataaatgagcgcAGAACAAATCCAAAAGTTTAGCAAAAGCTCTAAACTAAGCTATTAAACTACTAGTaatatatctaaatatctataaaatcaatatagaaaaagtaattaaactttaaaattatataattaaaatataactaagtaaaataataaaatagcttaAAATAACTTTTCAAGGTTATTAAAAAGGGAATTCAAAGGATCtaaaaaggggaaaaacattcttttgtgtttttatttttattttattactgcattgtaatttcatttcacacacatacacacatttcctAAATATAACATTGTTTCAAGATAATTTCCTAGTCTGTGTTGTGTGTCATATCAGTCTTGCCCTCCGTAGTGAACTTAGACAAAAAAAACTGGTCTATTACCTGGTGTTCTGAAATTCAGTGGATAAACCAAGGTAAAATAAGAACTGTTACAATAGTTGTTACATATTATTTTAACCTTTTAACTCCATTATAACAAACAGTTTGTTTATACTCGTTTAACAATGGAAAGCAGGGATAGTATTCATGGGGCAGTCAGAGGACAGCAGAGGCCAGTCTGAACTCCAGACAAATTAAGGAGCCACCTCAGACAAAAGGAAGTAGGAGAGGGAAGAGGGGGAGGAAGGACACTTGTCGAATGAACAGATTTGCTGTGGGTTCCTGCAGAGGGAACAgcaaaaagagagaaaggaaaaAGTAAAGAAGCACACAAAGAATTGAAGAATGCTATCTTCAATGGCTCCTTAGAGATCAGGAAAAAAAAGTGAAGGCGCCAAGTTTTCATCAGCAGGTGATGGTCTGCCATGTCCAGTCTGTAGCCAAAGCTCAGGCTGACATTCTGCCATCAACCACATTCACCTTAAGCTTAGCTGGAAGAGCTTGGGGCGCATTTGGAAAAAGAGGTTGTTGAAAGCTCATACTCCTGGCAATTAATCACCTGTTAACTTGGAAGTCAAAGCCATTCTGTGATAAATCCCCAGCCTGCATTTCATGAGACAATGTAATTTAATAGTTTCAAAATTCACAGTTTATTTAACAGTGCATTAATTAGAGACTAATAGAGGCAGCAATTTGGTGCCCCAATTGGGTGTTTTTGTACAGTGGGTTTGCTATAAAATGGAAAATGTCAGTCTTCAAATAGCTTTTGTTGGCGAGTGCACATTTCAATGTTTAAATCTTGAAATCTTGAAATTTACACAGGTGGGGTATTTTTCTTGCAGCTATAGTCTTTGGTCCGAGTCTTGGTTGTGAGAGATCGATTCACTATTTAAAGACCCAAAACACTAATTTCCACTGGACTTAGTTTATACAATGCACACACATTTGTCATTTTAACATGAATGCTTAAATTAAAACAGGGCTGTATTATAGTTTAATGATGCATATATAGCAATGCGGCATGTGAAAAATCTGATTAAAGACAAACTCGCTAAGCTGAGACTCGGCCTCAGGTTAATAACTGGTTATATAGATATAGGGATAGTTCTTACTCAACCCTCACATTGTTTCCAACccgtatcactttctttcttccgtggaacacaaaaggagatgttatacagtaaattttagcctcagtcaccattcacttttattgtatggaaaaaagatgcaatgaaagtgaatggtgactgtggctaacattctgcctaacatctacttttgtgttgcacagaatgaagaaagtcatacaggtttgcaacgaCTTCAGCCTTCctgtgaaagaaaaaaattaacacTACCTTGTTAATTTTTTGCATATTAATCATAGCTACTGCATTCCATAAGGTTTACAAAAGGGTACAATGGTCGGCTCTTCTTTGTATGCTATTGGCTGGATTCTGAGCCCTTCTCACAGCTGGAAGTCTAAAGTAACAGCTGTGTCTGTCCAATAGATCAAAACATTAATGGCATCATATTTCCCTGTGATATTTACATACTTCTCCCAAGTCTGCTGAATTTGGTAGCTGTgagagtctgtctgtctgcttgccCCACCCTCTATCAAACAGAGCGCATAAGGCAGGGCCTTTAGCTATCAGAGTTCATCAGTTTCATTCGCTTTGTTCAGGACTGAGGCAGAGGCCCCTCTCATTAGATCATATACACTTTGTTTGTGTAGTCTGGTATGAGTTGGGCCAAAGTCAACGTTTTCTTAGTAAGATTTAATTATAACCAGTTCTCATATCAAAGAAGTATTCTTACAATTACAATGCTTAAGTGAAACTGAAAACAGTGCATCAAAAGAAGCAGGGATAAGAAAGAGTTTCTCAAAAGATCCCATAATTACTATCAGATTTGTCTGTTTCTGTgtatagagagagagcgagacagagagagagagagagagagagagagagagagagagagagagagagaggaaatatGGGACTTATTAAGAATTTGTCTGATTAAGAAGTcaagaaaaacaaacttttttcttatttaacaTGATCATCAGCAAGCAGCCTGATTAAAAATCATAAATACAACATTAATTTAAATAGTCAACATGGGTGgtggtatatgtatatataataaaaacatacagtatatttccaATAGTAATTATACCTCTATTATTTTTTGAATGGTTTTGAATGCATTTGTTGTTGTTTGCAGGCTAAAGTCCAAGGCAAATTGGTTTCAAGGCTCAGGTGGTGTCTTTTTTCACATCTAGCCTTGGTCCAAAACTCCATGGCTTCTCAGAAGCTCTCACCATAAAAATCTCTTAGTAATGGGAGTCATTTGAAAGCTGAATAATAACAGAAAGATTTAATAAGCCTAGCTTTGCAATGGTGCATAAATGAACACTtttaaataacagatataaacacTTGCTTCATAATAAAatagacatttaaaaatatttgtataaaaaaggCTATGTACAGCTTATTACAGATGATAAATAGTTTGTTACTGAAATATATATGCCAATTGGGTATATGGCATCTTAACAATAGGTGCAAACTAcaaatttacattatgtttatGAAATCCAGAACCATAACCTGtcatggtatttaaaaaaaaaaatctaaacaaaaaagtAGCATAAAAATCTGAGGTCTACAAAGATCAaagattttttcacattttccaaCAAAAGCAAACTTTTCCAGCATTCTAAAGTTGGCTGCTGGATATACAATGCTGGGAAACATAACTGTCAttttcacactgccccaacaaacggCAACAGGGTCAACACACTGATCCAACAAAACCCAACAACGGTTGAGTGTGAACTTGCCTTCAGAGAATTTTTCAAATTCATGAACATAAAGTGTCATACAATGACACTGATGTCATGTTGGACATCCTATATTTGTAGAAGGAGAAAGTATGACCCTTTAAATAACCTCCTCTATATGCACATTGTTGCAAAGTATGCCTGCTAGATTCCCTAAGTGCTTGTGTGATGCAGTTCAAAAGACATGAGTAAAATCAACACAATCAGTACATTTCCCCCAATAGAGTGCCACTATTATGCATGCATTGTACACAGAGCATATTGCTAAATTTATGATAAATGTATGTACAAAAGGTAAAATCACCATCAATAAAAGCCttctaataaaaaatacattaaaaaacattttaaggtgCGATTACATATCAGCCATGTTTTCATATTAATTCACCTCAACATTCCATGAGGGTACAGCACAGTTTGCCATCTTGTTCAATGCTATGCCTTGCAAAATGCTGGGGTTGCAAAATGTGGAGttttttcaattaaatgttaCTACTCTACATTTCACCATTTCTaagccacaaacacacatttctagGCTTAATGCTTTACGCATCTGGAAACATTCCAGGAGGGAAGACCTAAAGCAAAGCATGACTGAGGATACCAGTAAGTAATTCGTAGTAAAGTAAAGTACTGCCGTGTTTCACTCCTATTCAAAAAGAGTTCAGTATTTCATCTAAAGCACCAAAATTCAACCCTAAGGgttaataaataatgacataagaCAAAGCAGACTGCTTGACCCAATGTCAGTACTGATGAATACCCTGCTAAAAAACGTATCTTAAACTTGCCTAAATGGCTTGAtgatcttagctggtttaaactggtcttcagctggtctggCAGATCTTTCAGcttaaaagtgcccaaaaccccttctAAAACCAGTCAACAGACCAGCCTGAGCAGACTGGAAGATTAGCTaagaccagcttaggctggtttgaaCTCTTCTTTTTAGCAGGGttgacttttcagagtcattCAACAATGTCTTTATCTATGGATCAAGCAGAATACCTTGAGGGTTGGTTTTCTGGGCACCTAGTCTGGAACTACAGATCATTTGTAACGTTAGACTGGCTAATGTTACATTAAGTGTAATGCTGTCATTGTGTTAACTGAGTACAGTTACTCTGAAAACTGTAAGCACCAATGATGTCTTGATAGATCACAGAACAGTCCCTCTCAGGAAATAAACTGTATTTCCAATTAATGACTCCATAAACAAAGTAATATTAATACATAGTATAAacattgaaaaattatttatgtacaaaaaaaataaaaaataatcacttgcTGCCTAACAAACATGGTCCTATATAGCCCAAATGTACAAAACAGGGTGATGCAGGAATATTGTGCAAATTCCCATCAAGGGAGAGTGTCTCTGTGATGGGGCATGtgcattctgtctgtctgtgtttatttgaacCAGTGCAGGTAATTTGAGTTCACAGCAGGAAAGCACATGTTGTTACTGCATGATCCTCCATAGCTTGGAGGGCACATGGAGCAAGGAACACCTACTTTATATGGAGCCTCACCAATCCAGTTCCCCCTATAAACAACATTGACAACATAATTGTCAATGACACAAGATTGAGAGTTACATGCactgattttaggttgttgttgttgttagacataatatgcataaatacataaaccTACTGTATTTGACCATAACTTTATTTGTAGGTAAATACCTGCTTAGACGTATACTTGGTTGTCAGAAAAACACTTCTAAAATGTCACAAGATTGTAAATAAAGAGTTTGGCAATTGTCAATTCTTCCTACATTGCTGTATTACCCTTTAAACCAATGAATAAAAACAGTTTGAAATTGCAATATGATTTGAATCACATTTGTGTTGTCATTTCTATGGACACTTCCATGTTTAATATATGACATACTTAATAATTTTCTACCTACTGTAAATAGTTATCAGTCAGCAAGTCTTAAATCTTTACTGCATTTTAAAAATAGCTTGCTCAGAAGTAGCCTCACAATTTTCTCAAGTGTGCTGCcttaaaagattaaaagaagAAGGTCACAAGCCAGTCACAAGCCTGGCAAGATTAAGAGGCTTTGATTATGGAATTAGAGGCAAAATTCCACATGCAGCAGGAGCTGCAGGAATGCAAGAGGTCGTCTAGTTCTTTGAACCAGAAGGCACCATGCATGTccatgtcaaaaatatttttaacagacGAGTGTCAAGTTGCTACTCTCAGGTTTGTGTACAATCTGTAGTTGTGCGACAGGAGTGCAGTTTATCTCAGCTACAGCATCGCAAATCCTAGTTATGTGGCATAACGTAAGGCAACAGCATACACAGTACTTACTTTGGAGAATAGTTGCACACCAAGTATGTTGCTCTCTTCCAAACTGAGCCCCAAACATTCATATCATGGCAAGTGTTGATGGCACATCCTACTTTATTTGAGGTTGCCCACACCATCTGGTAAAATTGAAGGCAAAAACAGAGAAATGGTCAAATTGTGGATGACATACCTAAAGAATTCCACTGTTATAAAATTGTAATAACAAATAATTATCTCACTTGTGTATAATGAGTGCACATAGGCCCATAGCACTTAAGGGGACATCTGGGATTGCAGTCTCGAGGATAGGGAAAAGAATAATCTTTCACTTCTTCATACCAGGGCTTCACCAGCTGCAAAATGGACCTATACCTGAACAATTCAAACATAGCAATAGTGAAATCTCATCATGGAAATGGTCTCATGAAAAGACTTGCTTGGTTTTGTAGGCCCCCAAAATGTCCATTGATACAGCAGAACACAATATTATGAAAAATGTCTGATGACACACTGTGAATAAGGGGATTGATACACACCTTCCTGTTCTGACTGAAAGGTTCTGGCCCAGAAATCTGAGAAGACTGCGAGGACCATGCTCCCAAATACATGTGGATGCCCATTGCTCAGCTGTCTTTGCAAGAGTGTCATCCCACACCTGAGACATGAAATAAGGTGCAATCAGTCCTTTCTATTAACAAAATGCACTTGCACTACCTTTAAATTCTTTAGCTTAATAGATGTACaaattattattgtctttaatgCCCTCTTttcttattgttgttttttttcgctcttttttaattttaatttcctGTCTGATatgttcttttattatttttttccatttaatgttATTCCTTCAATTGAAAATTGTTGTGTCAACCATCTTTATAATGTAATCTATTGTAATATGGgaactttcatttaaaaaatgagaaACTGCTATCAGTCCGCTATAGACATGGAATCTATACAGTTGTGAAtatacacattttgttatggGAAATAATTGGGTTATTAAAAAGAGTCCCACCCACAGATATAAAATGTTCCATATAATCAGGAAGATCTGGCCATTATGTCTAAACAAAGTAAGACTATTTGTTTCTGTGAATGACACTGAAGAGTAGGCTATAACCTTTTCCTGCCCTCAAGCATTAATAATGATTTCCTTGGTCCCTGAGTGAGCTGAGGGAGTCTTAAACCATGGTTATGCGTTGACAAAACAATTTATTCTATTTCAGCAAATCTACCTCAACTATTGACTTTCACCACAGTAGACCATTCAATAACTTCTGCTTGACTTTAATTAATGGTAAAGTTATTTACAATACAAAAACATCATACCAGAATAATCCGACTTGGTTCACTTATTGCATCTCTGATGTTGCATTTCCCATGACTGTGCAATTTTGCTTAGCTGTAGTATCAGCACATTGATCTCTGCTCGTGAGGATCTAGTATGGTAGACCAAGCCAATTAAATCTGCTCAACAGCTGCCGGTGCCGAATTGACATGGAGGTAGGTCATTGATTGCATACTGGGCAAAATGCCAGACAATTACGCAAATCAGGGGCGCAAAAATGGGGTATGCAACATATGCAACGCATACTTTTTAAATCTCATAGAATAAACTATGtattaaacaattaatgaaaggatgtattttgtttaacttttaatttaacTTTCAAATTTCTTAGCATTTTAAATGGgttcaaatatacattttattttattttatttcatcaaGAAGTACCTTCATAGGTACCGCTCACCATCTTTCTACCGACGTTGCTCTGACTGTCAGAGGGGGAATGCGTGCATTAAAAACAGTGCattaaaattaagaaaacaaTGTCCAAGTGGACAAAGAGACTGGTAGGCTTAACTTATCACTttatcactgaaaatcttgaagaACGGCTTGAAGTTAACCGACATGTAtcgtatatgtgtatgtgtgtgtttatgtggttcacgaggacaattttttaggttacatactggtaattacaagggtattatgctataaatgttgtttatgaggacatttgtagtgtccccataatttaaatagcttaaaaaaaacattaaacaatgttttattgaaaatgtacaaatgcagaaagttttctgtgagggttaggtttaggggttgtgttaggtttaggggatagaatatatagtttttacagaataaaaataatta from Xyrauchen texanus isolate HMW12.3.18 chromosome 41, RBS_HiC_50CHRs, whole genome shotgun sequence includes the following:
- the LOC127634445 gene encoding peptidase inhibitor 15-A is translated as MNENRLAIDILLLCVFCGASALAAFNPTSSLPATNFTDIGSAPPKYLTEATNIPKTRRKRYISQNDMLSILDYHNKVRGKVFPPASNMEYMVWDDTLAKTAEQWASTCIWEHGPRSLLRFLGQNLSVRTGRYRSILQLVKPWYEEVKDYSFPYPRDCNPRCPLKCYGPMCTHYTQMVWATSNKVGCAINTCHDMNVWGSVWKRATYLVCNYSPKGNWIGEAPYKVGVPCSMCPPSYGGSCSNNMCFPAVNSNYLHWFK